The genomic segment TTCTTTTTATTATTTTAATTTTATCTGTAATTGAATCTTCCGCGACGTCATTAGTGGTCATGACTAGTTGAGACTAGTATAGTTGTACTGTAACCGTTTGTCAAGCGTTTTTGACGTTCTTAGAGTGTCTATATTTTAACGATTACAACTGGTCATGTCTTTTTGAGTTGTCATTTGGTGCCTTTTCATTTAACCCGACCTATTATATATTTTTCTGAAAATCATTATTACTTTTTTAAGCTTTTTGTTAAGAAAAGTCTCCTCAATTATCATAAAAAGATAATAATATCGATTTAAAAGAATTTTATTTGAAAACTATTTGTGTCTTTCTGTTTTATTATTCAAAAAATACTGACCCTGCTACAAAAGCTTACATGGTATCCGGCCCCCCCTAAATACAAAGTCTCAGTGCTTGCCTGCATCGCTTTTGGGTCTTTCGCTTCTCACCGGAGTGATGCCACAATGCTAGATCAGAAGTATTACCCTCTAAAAATCTTATCTGTTAAGTTGACTACTTTTTATACAATTCTTTCTAAGGTTAACAAAAAAACTTTGACCTCCCCGGCCAAGTCCGTTATCATTAAACTACAAAGATAAAAACACTGCTCCGGTCGGTAGTCCGGGCGCGGCAACGCCGTCAGTAACCTGCCTCCTTGGTTGTCCGTTCTTTGGTGATTCTGCTTAAAGGAGGATATCTGTATGGTCACAATTTCGAGCCGCTTAACGGTATTTTTTGAGGAACCCTTTTGGGTGGGGGTTTATGAGCGCCAGTCGGGTGAACGGCTGGAGGTCTGTAAGATCACCTTTGGCGCGGAGCCAAAGGACTATGAGATTTATGACTTTTTGCTCAGGAACGACCACCGGCTGCGGTTCAGCCCTTCTGTCATTCAGACGGCTGAACGCCGCAGGCTGAACCCCAAGCGCATGCAGCGGGCCATTAAAAAGCATCTTCAGAGCCAGGGGGTGGGCACCAAGGCCCAGCAGGCCCTGAAAGCCCAGCATGAGCAGCAAAAGGCAATGCATAAAAGCCGAAGCCGCGAAGAAAAAGAACGACAGAAGCTTGAGCGTTTTGAACAAAAACAGCTGAAGAAAAAAGAAAAACACCGGGGGCACTAGGCTCCGGTGTTTGGCCCCGGCCGGAAAGCTTTTCCGGAACGGGGTTTTTCTGGTTCTGCGGTCATCTGGCTTTTAACGAAAAAAAGGTGACAGGTATGCTCTGTCACCTTTTTCTTTAAGTGGTTTTAGAAGTTCAAAATCTCTGCAAAATTATCCTTTAGCTGGGGGTAAAGCTTATCGAAAGCGGTGTAGACCGTATCGTATTTGGCGCGCAGGGCCGGATTGGGCGCGTAGGTTTCCGCGCGCATGGCGATGATCTTATCACAGGCATCCTGAACGCTTGGGTACATGCCCGTTCCCACAGCGGCCAGAATGGCGGCGCCGAGGGCGGCTGCGTTTTCGGAGTTCATGTCGGGCAGGCAGACCGGCATGCCGTAGATATCGGCCATGAGCTGGCGCCAGAACGGGCTCTTGGAGCCGCCGCCGCACATGCGCATGATGGCGGGCTCGATGCCGGATTCACGGATGGCGGTGAGCACGTCACGCAGGGCGTAGGTGATGCCTTCCATGACCGCGCGGGTAATGTCCG from the Eubacterium sp. 1001713B170207_170306_E7 genome contains:
- a CDS encoding YjdF family protein, whose product is MVTISSRLTVFFEEPFWVGVYERQSGERLEVCKITFGAEPKDYEIYDFLLRNDHRLRFSPSVIQTAERRRLNPKRMQRAIKKHLQSQGVGTKAQQALKAQHEQQKAMHKSRSREEKERQKLERFEQKQLKKKEKHRGH